The following are encoded in a window of Pontiella desulfatans genomic DNA:
- a CDS encoding ankyrin repeat domain-containing protein — translation MTPIRILTLAVLASTLLGVRAETTNTVAAITQQEVVEAALYGKTDVVEKALKQGYKVNERDPENRTVLMYAAFNGQTDIVKKLIDAGADVNAQDQIGTSPLMFAASAPAGTETVQLLLDSGAKINMVDNNEHFSALMWAAAEGQAENVKLLLKNKANLSLEDIDGDTAETFADKAGHAAVAQILKEAAAKTEAPKKEAAAE, via the coding sequence ATGACCCCTATCCGAATCCTGACCCTCGCCGTGCTGGCCTCCACCCTTCTTGGAGTCCGGGCCGAAACCACCAACACGGTCGCCGCCATCACCCAGCAGGAAGTGGTCGAGGCCGCCCTCTACGGAAAAACCGACGTGGTCGAGAAGGCGCTCAAGCAGGGCTACAAGGTCAACGAGCGCGATCCCGAAAACCGCACCGTGCTCATGTATGCCGCCTTCAACGGCCAGACCGACATCGTCAAGAAGCTGATCGACGCCGGTGCGGACGTCAACGCCCAGGATCAAATTGGCACCTCTCCGCTCATGTTTGCCGCCAGTGCTCCCGCCGGGACCGAGACCGTCCAGCTTCTGCTCGATAGCGGTGCCAAGATCAACATGGTCGACAACAACGAACACTTTTCAGCCCTCATGTGGGCCGCGGCCGAAGGCCAGGCCGAGAACGTCAAGCTCCTCTTGAAAAACAAGGCCAACCTCTCCCTCGAGGATATTGATGGCGACACGGCCGAAACGTTCGCCGACAAAGCTGGCCACGCCGCAGTTGCCCAAATCCTGAAAGAAGCTGCCGCAAAAACGGAAGCGCCGAAGAAAGAAGCTGCCGCAGAGTAA
- a CDS encoding nucleoside deaminase: protein MPFEESFLREAIRLSREHMEAGDGGPFAAVIVKDGNIISKGWNCVTSQNDPTAHGEVEAIRKACKTQKTFTLEGCEIYSSCEPCPMCLSTIYWARLDALYFAGSQSDAADAGFDDRFLYEEVSKDWNVRTLETEQHLQTEAQNVFNSWKNKPDRTPY from the coding sequence ATGCCCTTCGAAGAATCATTCCTCCGCGAAGCAATCCGGCTCTCCAGAGAACATATGGAAGCCGGTGACGGAGGCCCTTTTGCAGCCGTCATTGTGAAAGATGGCAACATTATTTCCAAAGGCTGGAACTGCGTCACCTCGCAGAACGATCCAACCGCGCATGGAGAAGTTGAGGCCATCCGAAAGGCCTGTAAAACGCAGAAAACCTTCACGCTCGAGGGATGCGAAATCTATTCCAGCTGCGAGCCCTGCCCCATGTGCCTCTCCACCATCTACTGGGCCCGGCTCGATGCGCTCTACTTTGCGGGTTCTCAATCCGATGCCGCCGATGCCGGTTTCGACGACCGATTCCTCTATGAAGAAGTTTCCAAAGATTGGAACGTCCGAACCTTGGAAACCGAACAGCACCTGCAAACTGAGGCGCAAAACGTATTCAATAGCTGGAAAAACAAGCCCGACCGCACCCCATACTAA
- a CDS encoding peptidoglycan DD-metalloendopeptidase family protein produces the protein MEANKRIRFIGLLAVGLLLAVGAEDRKSNITSADARRTVGEVAAFQQFPADYRLARMGSIRGGEAFFHIFTTWLKDTGKWRTLVFENSGAYLGYYETSNEPAELEKSGITYPGHSYSAESGDNAEGEFDSGDSHTIVFSTNGPPDLVKFEEKTFTFVSSPKRIRPDTPGYRFVLVANRMADSINQGRYLRIRDDFSARALAKLSEERTKTAFANLRQRLGKIERLDAPWVQQESIAVFPVSFEKGVVGLELSLDADDKISGLRILPFTTAFPELPPHQTALTLPYGGRWRVMWGGDNRQTSKYFGNRVRQHAREFVIADRYGLTYLEEGKKNADFFAFGRPVVAPAAGEVIAVVNGVEDNRPRSPNTFAGLGNMVVIQHATNEVSVIGHLMNDSILVKTGQVVAVRQPIARCGNSGDSTQPSIYYHLQDNPAPDTGSGYRPQFRNVLIWDRGRGRVDAKHSPSRGEYVEQHSAP, from the coding sequence ATGGAAGCGAACAAACGGATCCGGTTTATCGGGTTGCTGGCGGTCGGCCTGCTTCTGGCTGTCGGCGCGGAGGACCGCAAAAGCAATATCACCTCCGCCGATGCCCGCCGGACCGTGGGCGAAGTGGCGGCATTCCAGCAGTTTCCGGCCGACTACCGGCTGGCGCGCATGGGGAGCATCCGGGGCGGGGAGGCCTTCTTCCACATCTTCACAACCTGGCTCAAGGATACGGGGAAGTGGCGGACGCTGGTGTTCGAGAACAGCGGGGCCTACCTGGGCTACTACGAGACCAGCAACGAGCCGGCCGAGCTGGAAAAGTCGGGCATCACCTATCCCGGCCACAGCTATAGCGCCGAGTCTGGCGACAATGCCGAGGGCGAGTTCGACAGCGGCGATTCGCACACCATCGTTTTTTCCACGAACGGGCCGCCGGATCTCGTGAAGTTCGAGGAAAAAACCTTCACCTTTGTTTCGTCCCCCAAGCGCATCCGGCCGGATACCCCCGGCTATCGCTTCGTCCTCGTGGCCAACCGCATGGCCGATTCCATCAACCAGGGCCGCTATCTGCGCATCCGCGACGATTTCAGCGCGCGGGCCCTCGCCAAGCTTTCCGAGGAGCGGACGAAAACCGCCTTTGCCAACCTGCGCCAGCGGCTGGGCAAGATCGAACGCCTCGATGCCCCCTGGGTGCAGCAGGAAAGCATCGCGGTCTTTCCGGTCTCGTTCGAGAAGGGGGTGGTTGGCCTGGAACTTTCGCTGGATGCCGACGACAAGATTAGCGGACTCCGGATTCTGCCCTTCACGACCGCCTTCCCCGAGCTGCCGCCCCACCAGACGGCCCTCACGTTGCCCTACGGAGGGCGGTGGCGCGTGATGTGGGGAGGCGACAACCGGCAGACGAGCAAATATTTCGGCAACCGTGTCCGGCAACATGCGCGCGAGTTCGTGATTGCCGATCGCTATGGGCTGACCTATCTCGAAGAAGGGAAAAAGAACGCCGACTTCTTCGCCTTCGGCCGCCCGGTCGTGGCGCCCGCCGCCGGCGAGGTGATCGCCGTGGTGAACGGGGTGGAGGACAACCGGCCGCGCTCGCCCAACACCTTTGCGGGGCTCGGAAACATGGTGGTCATCCAGCATGCGACCAACGAGGTGTCGGTGATTGGCCACCTGATGAACGACAGCATCCTGGTCAAGACCGGCCAGGTGGTGGCGGTGCGACAGCCCATTGCACGATGCGGCAACTCCGGCGACTCGACCCAACCGAGCATCTACTACCACCTGCAGGACAATCCCGCGCCCGACACCGGCTCGGGTTATCGACCCCAATTCCGCAACGTGCTCATTTGGGATCGTGGCCGGGGGCGGGTCGATGCCAAGCACTCGCCGTCGCGCGGCGAATATGTCGAGCAGCATTCAGCGCCGTAG
- a CDS encoding response regulator transcription factor, giving the protein MAGETILIVEDDAAMMRGLKDNFEYSGYNVVTACEGEQGLETALNLKPDLILLDLMLPGINGYEICRLIRAEGVEIPIIMLTAKSQESDIVLGLNIGANDYVTKPFSIKELLARVNAMLRNVRKPEAQVFSFGECELNLSSQTLSRSGKAVELTPKELGLLTLFVKHPGQALTRDQILNAVWGYDIIVTQRSVDRCINSLRHKVGNPNHIQTVREIGYRFELGADS; this is encoded by the coding sequence ATGGCAGGGGAAACCATACTGATTGTTGAAGACGATGCGGCGATGATGCGCGGGCTGAAGGATAACTTCGAGTATTCCGGCTATAACGTTGTGACGGCCTGCGAAGGCGAGCAGGGGCTCGAAACGGCACTGAACCTGAAGCCGGATCTGATTTTGCTCGACCTCATGTTGCCCGGTATTAACGGCTATGAAATCTGCCGCCTCATCCGCGCCGAAGGAGTCGAAATCCCGATCATCATGCTTACGGCAAAGAGCCAGGAATCGGACATTGTGCTGGGACTGAATATCGGAGCGAACGACTATGTCACGAAACCGTTCAGCATTAAGGAACTGCTCGCCCGGGTGAATGCCATGCTGCGCAACGTCCGTAAGCCGGAGGCGCAGGTCTTCAGTTTTGGCGAATGCGAACTGAACCTGAGTTCGCAAACCTTATCCCGTAGCGGGAAGGCGGTTGAACTGACTCCCAAAGAGCTCGGTCTACTGACCCTGTTTGTGAAACATCCCGGCCAGGCGCTGACGCGCGATCAGATTCTGAATGCCGTGTGGGGGTATGATATCATCGTGACTCAACGCAGTGTGGACCGCTGTATTAACTCATTGCGGCACAAAGTGGGGAATCCGAATCATATCCAGACCGTCCGCGAAATCGGCTACCGCTTCGAGCTGGGGGCTGATTCATAA